The nucleotide window GGCGGGGCCTAACTCAGTTCTCGGAGTCGTCGTCCGCGTCGCTCTCATCCGCGTCGCTCTCGTCCTCGTGAGCGTCGTCTTCACCGGCCGGGTCGTCTCCGCCGTCGACGGAGATCTGGACCGGTTCGGCGTCGCCGTCGGGCGACTCGCCGCCGAGTCGCCGGTCGAGGTTGAAGACGGCGTTCAGCTCCGCCTGAACGTCGCCGACGACGCCGCGGACGAGGTCGCTCGGCGCGATGGCCTCGTACTCATAGGGGTTGTTGCCCGCGCCCTCGGCCTTCCGCTTGCCGCGCTCGACGGTGGCCTCGTCGTGGAGTTCGGCGAGGGCCTCGCGGACGGTGCTGGGGTACAGCCCCGTCCCGTCGGCGACCTCGTCGCTCGTACTCTTCGGGTTGTCCCGGAGGTAGACGTAGATACGCGCCCGGGTCTCCGTGTCGAGGACCCACGCGAGCAGGTCTACGACGTTGTCGTCGAACCCCTTCACCGCTCTGTCGGCCCCTTCGCCGAGCCGCTCTTTGGTCTTCCGAAGCTCCTCGCGGGTCCGTTCCGTCGGCGACTCCTCGGCGTCGGCTTCCGGATCGGCGGGCGAATCGTCCGTGGTCATGGCAGAAACTGGGGCCACGCGGCCAAAAGGGTTTCTCGTCGCTTTCGTTCCGACGAAACTCGGAGCGGGAGGTCGACCGCGAGCGGGGTCAGCCTTCGACCAAGAGGTCCGCACACAGCGCGTCGACGCCCGACGCCTCGCGGATCCGGCGCTGGCGCGCGGCACCGCTCTCCGACTCGGACACCTCGCGGATCCCGTCGATTCCGAGCCGGTCGCACTCCGCGTCGACGATCTCGCCGAGCGGGGTCGTCCCCTCGCCGTCGCGGTCGACGAACGCGGCGTCGTGGCCGCGGCGGATCGCGCGCCACTTGTTCTCGTCGAGGAGCTCGCGGCGCAGCGCCGGCGGCGACTCGCCGTCCTCGTAGCGCTCGGCGTAGTCGACGACCAAGGCGTGAACGTACTCGGCTAAGGCGAGCGTGACCTCGGGGTCGCGCTGGGCGTCGGGCGCGCGCACCTCCACGGTGCCGTGGCCGGTGTGCGGGCGCACGTCGAACCACAGCTCGCCGCGGTCCGCGATGGACTTCGTCTCGACCATCCGACGCTCGTACCGCTGGAACGCGTTGAAGTCGTCGAACGCAGACGGAATTCCGGTGTTCGGGAGGTTCTCGAACACCTTCGCGCGGGCCGAGGCCAGTCCGGTGTCGAACCCGTTCCAGAACGGGGAGTTCGCCGACAGCGCGAGCAGGACGGGACAGTGCCATCGGAGCCGGTTCGCGACCCACACGGCCTTGTCCGCGTCGTCGACGCCGACGTGGACGTGGAGTCCGGCGGTCGTGTTCCGGTGTTGCGGGTACTGGATACGGTCCAGCTGGGCCTGATACCGCGGCTTCCGAACGTGGTCGAGCTCGCGCCACTTCGCGACCGGGTGGAGGCCGGCGGCCGCGATCTGATACCCGTCGGCCGCGGCGTGGTCGACGAGCGCCTCGCGGACCGTCGCGAGCGCCTCCCCGGCGTTCGCCGGGTCCTCGATGGTCTCCGTCTGCGCCTCGATGGTACACTCGAACAGCTCGTGGTCGAACCCCTCCGGCACGGCCGCGGGCGGGTCGCGGCCGTAGACGAGGTCGTCGGTCCCGGAGGTCGGGCGGCCCTCGGCGTCGACGATGTAGAACTCCTCCTCGATGCCGAGCGTCCCCATCCGGGAGAACGCCTCTCGCGAGCCCAGTTCCATTACCGCCCCGTACCGGTCGCGCGCTCTTATAAGGAATGGAAGGCGGAAGCGTGGTCGGCGCAAACTGAACTTCCGGCGGTGGCGCGCGCCTCCGAGGCCGCATCGCGGCCGAGGAGCGTCGCGCGAGGGAGTCGGCGGCGACCAGCGGGAGCCGCCGACGAGGCTGGGGAGGTGTGAGGTGCGGTCGCTGTGCGGGGCGGGACTCGAAGGGGCAGCCGCGAGGACGAAGGCGCGCGACGCAAGCACCGCAGGAACGAGCGAAGCGAGTGACGAGGAGCGCAGCGAGCGCACCGAGTCCTCGCGGCTGGGGCTTCGGCGGTGTCAGTCGTGACGAGGGTGACTGCGTCTCCCCACAAAGCGTTTGTTACGTCGAACGCGATTCCTCGATATGAATCGACGGCGATTCACCGCCGCCCTCCTCGCCGCCGGAACGGTCGCCCTGACCGGCTGTGCTGGCGACGACGAATGGAACCCAGAGATCGACGGCGACACGCCCGCCCTCTCGCCCGGCGAGGGAGCGACCGTCACCGTCTCCGCGACTGACATCGGCGGCTTCACCTTTCAACCGCCGCCGGACGGGATCACTATCGGGTGGACCCCCTCGGAGCGGAGCGTCTCCCCGCCGCCGGACTCAGGAGAGGACTCCGCCCCGCCCCGGTGGTTCTGGTCGCGACGCACCGACGTGACCGTCGAGGTACCGATCGGCGTCGCGGAGGCCGCGGCCCCCGGCGAGTACCAGTACGGAGTCACGGTTCTCCCGGACGACGACTCCGAACGAGAGGTTCGCGACGCGTTCGAGATCACGGTTTCCGACGACTGACGCGGCGTCTGCGTTCGGTCTCAGAAAGCGACTCACCGAAAACCGCAAATCGATCGCAAAACGAGTCGGCGGCGCGCGACGACGCCCCGGATTCCCTTACACCCGATTCCACGCCCTCGCTCAGCCGAGGACGTAGCGGAGCTTCGGGAACTTCTCGACGAGCGCCTGCCCGCCGACCTCGACGTTCTCGATGTAGGCGTCGAGCCCGAGCACGCGGCCCGCGCCGAACGCCGCGACCGTGAGGAACACGACCGCGTAGACGAGCGTCGAGCCGAACAGCGAGAGGAACTCACCGCTCCAGCCGCCGAGGTAGAACAACATCATCTGTATCGCGCCGCCGAACGCGGCCAGGCGGACGAACGCACCCGTGATGAGCGCGGCACCGATGAGCAGCTGCGTGACCGGCACGAACACGTTGACGAACTCCATCAGCGCGGCGTTCGACGCCATGGCGGCGTAGATCCCGCTGACCGGGCTCGCGGGGTCGACGTTCGCGAGGTAGCCCGCGGCGTCGAACGGCCACTCCGAGACCTTGCCGAGACCGGCAAACAGGATCATCCCGCCGATGGTCGCCCGGAGCAGGACGATGAACAGCGCCGACAGCGAGTGCGCCTTCCCCAGCAGCGTGATACCGCCGATCTCTCCGCCGAACTCGTTCGTGTTTTTGGTGGACATAGTGTCTCTCCTCACTTGCGAATACGGCGGACGGACGTATAAACCGGAAAGCGAGTTCCCCTTCGACGAGACGGATTTGTCCGGTTCCCATCATCCGCGGGATCTTTAAGTACTATCGCCGAACACCATCGGCTTCGGACGCCCCTCGCGCCGAACTCTCCCGTCGTCTCGCCCCGCCTACCACGCCTCGCCGCTCGCCAAGTCCACGTCGCCGTCGCCCTTCTCCGAGGGGCAGACGTCGGCGAGCGCGCAGTCCGCGCAGTCGGGGTTGATCGCGGTACACGTCGCGCGTCCGTGGTCGATCATGAGGTGCGTGAACTGCTGCCAGTCTCTTTCGGGGACGATGTCCAACAGGTCCTGTTCGATCGCCTCCGGCCGCTCTGCCTCCGTAATTCCGAGCCGCCGCGTGATCCGCTGGACGTGCGTGTCGACGACGATGCCCTCGACGACGTCGTGGCCGTGCTGGAGGACGACGTTCGCCGTCTTGCGCCCGACGCCCATCAGGTCGGTCAGCTCCGACATGGTGTCCGGCACCTCGCCGTCGTGCTTCTCCGCGATGTCCGCGCACGCCGAGCGGATGTACTTCGCCTTGTTGTTGTAGTAGGTGATCGAGTTGATCGCCTCCGCGAGCTCCTCCTGCGATGCGTTCGCGTACTCTTCGGGCGTCTCGTACGTCTCGAATAAGTCGGCGCACACCTTGTTCACGCGCTCGTCGGTACACTGCGCCGAGAGGATCACCGCGATGAGCAGCTCCAGCCGGTTCGAGTAGTTGAGCGAGATGGTCGAGTCGGGGTACTCCTCGTAGAGCCGGTCGACGACCTCGGCGACCTGCTCCTCGCGCGGATCGAGTGGCGTTCCCATACGACGTTCTCCGTCCGGGCGACATTGAACGATCCGACTGGCAGTCCGGGCGACCGGGCGGAGGCGCGCCACCGACCGAGAGTAAGCTCCACCGACCGAGTAGTAAGACAGTTACCACGCGGCCCGCTGGAGGGCGTATGGACGTACTCGACGTCGCGGCGCGCGCGACCGACACCGGCCCGGTGTGTTCCGCCTGCCTCGGCCGGCTCGTCGCCGACCGGAGCTTCGGGCTGTCGAACGCCGACCGCGGCTCGGCGCTCCGGGTGTCGCTCGCGCTGCGCGACGACGAGGACCACGAGCCGGTCGACACCGCGGACTGCTGGGTCTGCGAGGGGCGCTGTACCGAGTTCGACGAGTGGGCCGAACGCGCAGCCGCGGCGGTCGAGGGCGTCGAGTTCGCCACGTACAACGTCGGCACGCGCCCGCCGCCGCTGATCGAGGAGAACGAGGCGCTGCTCCGCGCGGACGCCGGTCTCGACGAGGACGCGGGCGAGCCGTTCAAATCGGAGTTCAACCGCGAGGTCGGCAAGCGGGTCGGCCGGGTCACCGACGCCGAGGTCTCCTTCGACCGCCCGGACGTCCAGTTCACGATCGACCTCGCGGAAGACGAGATCGACGCGAAGGTGAACTCGACGTTCGTCTACGGCCGATATCGGAAGCTGGAGCGCGACATCCCGCAGACGGAGTGGCCCTGCCGAGAGTGTAAGGGGTCTGGACGGCAGGGTGCGGACCCCTGCGACCACTGCGGCGGCTCCGGCTACCTCTACGACGACAGCGTCGAGGAGTACACCGCGCCGGTCGTCGAAGACGTGACCGACGGAACGGAGGCGACGTTCCACGGCGCGGGCCGCGAGGACGTCGACGCGCTCATGCTCGGCACCGGGCGACCGTTCGTGATCGAGATCGAGGAGCCGCGTCGACGGCGGGTCGACACCGACCGCCTCCAGGCCGACATCAACGCGTTCGCCGACGGCGCGGTCGAGGTCGAGGGCCTCCGCCTCGCCACCTACGATATGGTCGAACGCGTGAAGGAACACGACGCCGGCAAGCGCTACCGCGCCGCGGTGACCTTCGACGCCGACGTCGACGCCGACGCGCTCGCCGCGGCGATCGAGACGCTGGAGGGGGCGACCGTCGAGCAGTACACCCCGAACCGGGTGGACCACCGGCGCGCGAGCATCACGCGCGAGCGCGACGTGTACGAGGCGACCGCCGAACTGGAAGAGGGCGACCCCCGCCACGCGACCGTCGAGATCCGCGGGGAGGGCGGCCTCTATATCAAGGAGCTGATCTCGGGCGACGAGGGCCGGACGGAGCCGAGCCTCGCGGGCCTGCTCGGCGTCGGTGCCGAGGTGACCGCGCTCGACGTGCTCGCGGTCGAGGGCGAGGACGAACCGTTCGAGCGCGAGGAGTTCTTCCGGGAGTAACGCCCGGAACCTCCCGGCGCAGGGGCGCGGGGGACGGGCGCTCGCTCGGAGCGTGGAACCAACGGGATTTATCTGACGAGCGTCAGACGTTCGCGTATGAACGGGAGCGACGCCGACGGTGGAAGCACCGGAAAAGGCGGTGCCCGGAACGGCGGTGCTCGCGGCGGATCGAGCGACTCGACCGCGAGCGGCGGGTCGGCCGCCGTCGACTCGCCCGCGGTCGGCGAGTCCGTGATCGGCCCCGCGGTCGACGACGCGAGCGACGTCCCCGCCGCGGCCGACGTGTCGCTGAACGGCGCGGACCGGGCGGAGCGTCCCGACCGCGTCTCCTCGGTCCTCGTCGCCGTCGGTCCCGGCCCCCACTCGGGAGCCACCGTCGACGTCGCGAAGGCGATCGCTGCGGCGACGGACGCGTGGCTCGAACTGTTCCACGTCGTCCCCTCGGACGCCGCGCTCGCCGATGCCGATCCCGGCGACGACGCCACCGGAACTGTCGCCGACGCCCCGGACGACGCAGCGGACACCGACTACGACGCGGCGGGCGAGCGACTCCTCGACGCGGCCGAGTCGCGGCTCGGCGGCTTCGACCGCGCCGACCGGTGGCTCGTCGAGGACCGGACCGCGGCGGGCGCGGTCGTCGAGCAGTCGCCCTACTACGACCTGGTCGTCGTCGGCGCGCCCACGACGGGGACGGTCGGCCGGTTCGTCTTCGGCTCCACGACCGACACGGTCGTCGGCGACGCCGAGGTCCCGGTCGTCGTCGTCGAGGCCGCCGGCTCGACCGCGCTCGACGCGGAGTAGGACGCGACGGCGCACTCCCGACGACGCTTTCAACGGTTCGCGCGTTCCACTCCGTCTTTCTCTTGTCGCCCTCCGGCTTCCCTCGCGTTCGCCGGTTTCTCCGCCCGTGCTAACGGTTCTCGCGTCGGCGACAGCGTTAAATCGGTGTACATACTTGTACATCACAACGCGGAATACTACATCGGTGGACATAATGAATCTCAACGACACGGTCGAGCGCGTGACGGACGGGACGGATCTGACTGTCGACGAGGCGCGCGAGGCCGCGCGGCTCGTCTTCGAGGAGGCGACGGAGGCGCAGATCGGGGCGCTGCTCGCGGCGCTCCGCACGAAGGGCGAGACCGAGGCGGAGATCGCCGGCTTCGCGCAGGGGATGCGCGACGCCGCCCGGACGATCGAGCCGGACCGCGAGCCGCTCGTCGACACCTGTGGGACCGGCGGCGACGACTACGACACGATCAACGTCTCGACGACCGCCGCGATCGTCGCCGCGGGTGCCGGGGTGCCGATCGCCAAGCACGGCAACTACTCGGTCTCCTCCTCCTCCGGGAGCGCCGACGTGCTGGAGGTCGCGGGAGCCGACGTCGAGGCCGAACCCCCGGCCGTCGAGGACGCCATCGAGGCGGACGGGATCGGCTTCATGCTCGCGCCCGTGTTCCACCCGGCGATGAAGGCCGTCATCGGCCCGCGCAAGGAACTCGGGATGCGCACGATCTTCAACGTCCTCGGGCCGCTCACCAACCCCGCCGGTGCCGACGCGCAGGTGCTCGGCGTGTACGACCCGGACCTCGTCCCGGTCATCGCCCGGTCGCTCGCGCACATGCCGGTCGAGCGCGCCCTCGTCGTCCACGGCGCGGGGATGGACGAAATCGGGATCCACGACGACACCGTGGCCGCCGAGGTCGACGGCGACGAGGTCACGGAGTTCACGATCACGCCGGAGGAGCTCGGACTCGACCGCGCGCCGATCGAGGCGGTCGCGGGCGGGACGCCCGAGGAGAACGCCGCGGACCTCCGCGGGATCGTCGACGGCTCCGTCACGGGAGCGAAGCGCGACCTGATCCTCGCGAACGCGGGCGCTGCCATCTACGTCGCCGGCGAGGCCGACTCGCTCGAAGCGGGCGTCGAGCGCGCCGCCGAGGCGATCGACTCCGGCGCGGCCGCCGAGAAGTTCGCGGCGCTGTGCGGCGACGACGAGCCGGTCGAGGAGGGATCCGGCGTGACCGCGGAGGACGACGACTGATGGCGCGCGTGAAGATCTGCGGGATCACCGACGCGGCCGACCTCCGCGCCGCGGTCGAGGCCGGCGCGGACGCGGTCGGCGTCATCACCGAGGTCCCGATCGACTCGCCGCGCGAGGTCGACCCGGCGACGGCCGCGGAGCTGCTCGCCGACGTGCCGCCGTTCGTCACGGCGACGCTCGTGACGATGCCGGAGTCGGCCGAGCGCGCGGCCGAACTCGCCCGGACGATAGCGCCGGACGCGATCCAGCTCCACGGCGAGTGGACCGTCGACGAACTGCGGTACGTCCGCGCGGAGACGGAACGCAAGGTGTTGCTCACGGTCGACGCCGCCGACTCGGCCCGCGCGGAGGAGTTCGACGGCGCGGTCGACGCGCTGGTGATCGACTCCACCGACGATTCGGGGGCGGGCGGCACGGGCAAGACCCACGACTGGAAGGCGACCGGCGAGCTCGCCGCCCGGCTCACCACGCCCGTCGTGTTAGCAGGCGGACTCACGGCCGACAACGTCGCCGAAGCCGTGCGCGTCGCCGACCCCTTCGCGGTCGACGTCGCCTCGGGCGTCGAGATCGAGGGCGGGCGGAAGGACCACAACGCGGTGGCCCGGTTCGTCGCCAACGCGGGCCGGGAGATGGAGCTGGCATGAGCGACGACGCGGCGTCGGACGGCGACGCGTCCGTCCTCACCTCCCTCGACCGCTCGAAGGCCGAGTTCGTCGACCTCGCCGCCGACGCCGACAAACCGGTCGTGGTCCGCGCGTCGGTCTCGCTCGACGCCGACGTCACCCCGCTCGCGGCGTACGCGACCCTCGTCGGCGAGGGGCCGTACGGGTTCCTCCTAGAGTCCGGCGAGAAGGTCGCCTCCAGCGACCCCGACGGCGCGTTCACCTCGGGCGGGAAGGCCGACAGACACGCCCGCTACTCGTTCGTCGGCTACGACCCCGAGGCGATCGTCTCGATCCACCCGGACCGCACGGAGGTGACCGAACTCGGTCCGGCGGCCGAGTTCGTCGGCGACCCGGACACCGAGGAAGAGCGCCGTAGCGGCCTCGGTCCCGACGCCGGCGACGCGGTCGACCGGACCCGGGCCGCCTTCCCGGACGTGAGCCTGCGCGGGTTCCCCGACACCGACCGCCAGATCCTCTCTGGCGGCTTCGTCGGATTCCTCGCGTACGAGGCGGTGTACGACCTCTGGCTGGAGGAGGTCGGCGTCGAACGCCCCGAGACCGAGTTCCCGGACGCGGAGTTCGCCCTGACCACCCGGACCGTCGTCTTCGACGAGAAGGAGGGGAGCGCCGAACTCGTGTTCACGCCGGTGATCGGCGTCGACGACGACCCGGCCGCGGTGTACGACGATCTGGTTGCCGAGGCCGAGCGCGTCGCGACCGAACTGCGTGCGACCGGGTCGCCGGACCCGGACGGCGTCCGGGTGCGCGAGGAGACCGCGGACCCCCGCGAGGAGTACGAGGAGGCCGTTCGGACCGCGAAGCGACACGTCCTCGACGGCGACATCTACCAGGGCGTGATCTCGCGGAGCCGCGAACTGCGCGGCGAGGTCGACTCGCTCGGGCTGTACGCGGCGCTGCGCGACGTGAACCCCTCGCCGTACATGTACGTGCTGCGCCACGACGACCGGACCGTCGTCGGTGCCAGCCCGGAGACGCTCGTGTCGGTGAAAGGCGACCGGATCGTCTCGAACCCGATCGCGGGGACCTGTCCGCGAGGCACGAGCCCCGTCGAGGACCGGCGACTCGCGGGCGAGATGCTCGCCGACGGGAAGGAGCGCGCCGAGCACACGATGTTGGTCGACCTCGCGCGCAACGACGTGCGGCGGGTCTCCGAGCCGGGGTCCGTCCGCGTCGAGGAGTTCATGAACGTCCTGAAGTACAGCCACGTCCAGCACATCGAGTCGACCGTCACGGGGACGCTCGCGGGCGACGCCGACGCGTTCGACGCGACCCGCGCGACGTTCCCCGCGGGGACGCTCACCGGCGCGCCGAAGGTGCGCGCGATGGAGATCATCGACGACCTCGAAACGACGCCGCGCGGGGCGTACGGCGGCGGCGTCGGCTACTACGCGTGGACCGGCGACGCCGACTTCGCGATCGTGATCCGGACCGCGACGCTCCACGAGTCGCCGGCGGACGCGAGCGCGCCGGACGAGGCCGCCGTCACCGTCCGCGCCGGGGCCGGCCTCGTCGCCGACTCCGACCCGGCCGCCGAGTACGAGGAGACCGAACAGAAGATGGACGGCGTGTTGACCGCGATCGACCGGATCCGCGAAGACGCTGGTGGCGAGGCCGAAAGCGGCGAAGAGCCGCTCGCAACCGGCCCGGAGGGCGAGCGATGAAGGTCGTCGTCGTCGACAACTTCGACTCGTTCACCTACAACCTCGTCGAGTACGTCTCCGACCAGCGGATCGACGGCGAGCCGGTCGCCGTCGAGGTGTTCAAAAACACCGCGTCGCTCGACGAGATCGAGGCGGCGGACCCGGACGCGGTGATCGTCAGCCCCGGCCCCGGACACCCGAAGAACGAGCGCGACGTGGGCGTGACGATGCCGGTGTTGCGCGACCTCTCGACACGGGTGCCGACGCTCGGCGTCTGCCTCGGCTTGGAGGCCGCCGTCCACGAGTACGGCGGGACCGTCGGCCACGCTCCCGAGCCGGTCCACGGGAAGGCGTTCGCCGTCGACCACGACGGCGAGGGCGTGTTCCGCGGGCTCGATCAGGGGTTCCGGGCCGGCCGCTACCACTCGCTGGCGGCGACCGAGGTGCCCGACGCGTTCGAGATCACGGCCACCACCGACCACGACGGCGAGTCGATCGTGATGGGGATCCGCGGCCGCGAGCACCCGATCGAGGCGGTCCAGTTCCACCCGGAGAGCGTGTTGACCGGCTCCGGCCACGACCTCATCCGGAACTTCCTCACCGGGGTCTGAGGCGGCGGCCCGTCAGGCGTCGCCGTCGCCGGACGGGTCGTCGTCGGCTCCCACGTCCGCGGACGCGTCGTCGGTGGCGTTTTCTCCCTCCGCCGTCTCCTCTCTCTCCACCTCTTCTACTTCCTCCGTCTCCTCCTCGCCGCGTTCGTCGACCCCTCGCCCGGCGAGGCCGACGAGGTGGCTGACCTCGGGGAGGATCACCTCGTCGACGCCGAGCCGGACCGCGTTCTCGGAGCCGGGGAGACAGAACACCGGCGTCGCGGAGACGACACCGGCGGTCGCGCGCGACCCGATCGTCCGCGTCCCGATCTCCTCGTAGGAGAGCCGGCGGAACAGCTCACCGAATCCCGGCAGGCGCTTCGCGAACAGTCCGCGGACCGCCTCCGGCGTCACGTCGTCCGGCGTGACGCCCGTGCCGCCGGTGGTCACCACCGCGTCGGTGTCCTTCCGCCGGGCGAGCCGGTCGACCGTCCCCTGAACGCTGTCGTAGTCGTCGCCGATCAGCTCGCGGACGGCGATCTCGTGGCCCGCGTCCTCGAAGGCGGCCGCGACGTAGTCGCCGGCCGGGTCCTCATCCGCGCTCCGCGACGACGACACGGTGACGACCGCGACCGCGACCGAGTCGACGTCGTGGTGGTGATGGTCGTGGCCGTTCCCGTGGTCGTCGCCGTGTTCGTCGTGCCCCTCGTCGCTTCCGTGGTCGTGACTCGTCATGTCACGCAATTCGTCGCCGCGGGCAAAACACCTCGCGTTGGGGGCGGGACCGCTCCCCGGTCGGGGCCGGGCTACGGCCAGTCGTCGCGGGCCTGCTCCTCGGCCGCCTCGTCCGCGGTCTCGCCGGTCGCGAGCGTCCACCCCGCGGCCTCGGCGGCGTCCTCGACGTGGAGGAACTCCCAGCCGGTCGCCTCGGCGACGGCCTCGTCCTCGTCGTCGACCCCGACGAAGACGTGTCGGTCCGTGTCGAACTGCCCGCTGATGTTCTCCAAGCTCTCCTCGACGCCGCGCGGCCCGGAAAAGAAGTCCTGTCGCACGCGGTGTTTCCGCGTGAAGTTCGTGACGACGTAGGTGGGCTTCTCGCTGACGACGCCGACGTACTCGGTCCACTGTCGGGCGTTGCTGAACACCGCGTTGGGGTCCGCGAGCGCCTTCAGCGCTTCCAACTCGAACGCCAGCGTCATGTCGGTGGATCCGCCGCTGTCCATGCCTCCCGCTTGCTCCCCGCCGGCGAAAACAACTTCGCTTCCGCCCCGCCGCCCCCTGCCGGGGCCCGAGCGCTCGCCCGGACCCAAACTCACCGCGAGCGGACGAGGTAGTAGTCCGTGAACTTCACCACGTCGCCGTCCTCCAGAGTGCTCGTCTCCGGGGCCGTCCGCGGTCGTCCGGCGAGCTCGGCGACGACCTGCTTCTCGTCGTCGCTCAGCTCGTCGAAGTGCCGGACTCGCGCGTCGGACGGCATGCGACCGGTGCGCCGGAGTCTGAGCTGCCGGTTCGACTCCCGAATTGTCATGTGGTAACGTATATCATTATTAATCATAAATGTTTCGCAGCACTGTAACTACGGTGGGCGGTCCGTGATCGAGGAGAGAACGGGGTCGCTACGGGGCGATCCTGTGACTGCGGCGGCCGTTACTGCTCGGCCGAGGCCGGCAGGTCGTCGACTGCGAAGCCGGGTTCCATGAGGAAGTCCGCGTGGTCGCTGACGTCGCGGCCCTCGCGCATCAGCTGTTTGAACGCGGACTGCGGCGAGAGGTCGCCGATGAGCACCCCGCCGACCACCTTACCGTCCTTCAGCGCGACGCGACGCCACTCGCCGTCGGCGGTGGTCGCCTCCACGGAGTCGTCGCCGAGGGTCGGGTGGCCGAAAGAGAGGAACGGGAAGTCGAAGTGGGTGATCGAGTACGAGGAGACCCACTCGAACTCCTCGCTGCCGTAGTCGACCATGTTCCGGGCAGCGATCGTCCCCTGCTCTTTGGCGGATCCCCACGAGCCGTTCTTCGCCCGTTCGCCGAGGATGAGGTCGTTGAACGTGGTGATATCGCCCGCGGCGTACACGTTGTCGACGTTGGTCCGCATGAACTCGTCGACGACGATGCCGTCGTCGACCTCCAGCGGCGTGTCCTCGACGAGTTCGGTGTTGAAGTTCAGTCCGATGGCGACGCCCGCG belongs to Halorubrum sp. DM2 and includes:
- the trpG gene encoding anthranilate synthase component II, whose translation is MKVVVVDNFDSFTYNLVEYVSDQRIDGEPVAVEVFKNTASLDEIEAADPDAVIVSPGPGHPKNERDVGVTMPVLRDLSTRVPTLGVCLGLEAAVHEYGGTVGHAPEPVHGKAFAVDHDGEGVFRGLDQGFRAGRYHSLAATEVPDAFEITATTDHDGESIVMGIRGREHPIEAVQFHPESVLTGSGHDLIRNFLTGV
- a CDS encoding molybdenum cofactor synthesis domain-containing protein, with protein sequence MTSHDHGSDEGHDEHGDDHGNGHDHHHHDVDSVAVAVVTVSSSRSADEDPAGDYVAAAFEDAGHEIAVRELIGDDYDSVQGTVDRLARRKDTDAVVTTGGTGVTPDDVTPEAVRGLFAKRLPGFGELFRRLSYEEIGTRTIGSRATAGVVSATPVFCLPGSENAVRLGVDEVILPEVSHLVGLAGRGVDERGEEETEEVEEVEREETAEGENATDDASADVGADDDPSGDGDA